The following coding sequences are from one Salvia hispanica cultivar TCC Black 2014 chromosome 3, UniMelb_Shisp_WGS_1.0, whole genome shotgun sequence window:
- the LOC125212391 gene encoding protein LITTLE ZIPPER 3: MEKANSELSMENYCIMQENERLRKKAELLNQENQTLLYQLKQRLSTKAAAGSSSAAAKPSKK, translated from the coding sequence atggagaagGCGAACTCGGAGCTATCGATGGAGAACTACTGCATCATGCAAGAGAATGAGAGGCTGAGGAAGAAGGCGGAGCTTCTCAACCAAGAGAATCAAACGCTGCTTTACCAGCTCAAGCAACGCCTATCCACTAAGGCCGCCGCCGGATCTAGCTCCGCCGCCGCCAAGCCCAGCAAGAAATAG
- the LOC125214963 gene encoding uncharacterized protein LOC125214963: MADGTTRKISASSARAHTRKPKSNSPSKNSGIFKKLLLVFFVGILAWAYQATKPPPPKICGSKDGPPVTSSRIQLKDGRHLAYKEFGVPKDNAKHKIVFVHGFDTCRHDVSAITAGLSPDIVESRGIYIVSFDRPGYGESDPNPSATLRSISSDIEELADQLALGSKFYVAGFSLGGEIVWTCLKYIPHRLAGAALVAPVVNYWWKGIPSNLTAEAYKQQLPQDQWALRVAHYAPWLNYWWNTQKLFPGLSLIVHSPKVLSRQDAELIPRIISIRQDIMAQVRQQGEFESLHCDLAFAFGRWEFDPTEVRNPFPEGEGSVHLWQGDEDRLVPAILQREIVRRLPWIHYHEVRGAGHMFPYADGIADSVIQALVS; the protein is encoded by the exons atgGCGGATGGAACAACCAGGAAAATCTCAGCTTCTTCTGCAAGAGCTCACACTCGCAAACCTAAATCCAACTCTCCTTCAAAAAACTCAG GGATTTTCAAGAAACTTCTATTGGTTTTCTTCGTGGGAATCTTGGCTTGGGCTTATCAGGCAACAAAGCCTCCCCCACCGAAGATCTGTGGCTCGAAAGATGGGCCTCCGGTTACATCTTCGAGAATACAGCTCAAGGATGGAAGGCACTTGGCCTACAAAGAGTTTGGTGTGCCAAAGGATAATGCGAAGCACAAGATCGTGTTTGTCCATGGCTTCGATACTTGCAGGCATGACGTCTCTGCTATAACTGCAGGGCTCTCCCCG GATATTGTTGAAAGCCGAGGGATTTATATTGTTTCATTTGACCGACCTGGTTATGGAGAGAGTGATCCTAACCCTTCCGCAACACTTAGAAGCATTTCTTCTGACATCGAGGAGCTTGCTGATCAGTTGGCTTTGGGATCCAAATTTTACGTTGCTGGATTCTCCTTGGGCGGGGAGATTGTGTGGACCTGCCTCAAATACATTCCTCACAG GTTGGCAGGAGCAGCTCTGGTTGCACCAGTGGTGAATTATTGGTGGAAAGGTATTCCTTCGAACCTCACTGCAGAAGCATATAAGCAGCAGCTTCCTCAGGACCAATGGGCGCTTCGTGTAGCTCACTATGCTCCGTGGCTTAACTACTGGTGGAACACCCAAAAGCTATTTCCTGGTCTGAGTCTTATCGTTCACAGCCCCAAAGTTCTCTCTCGTCAAGATGCAGAACTAATACCAAGGATTATCTCTATACGACAGGATATTATG GCACAGGTAAGGCAGCAGGGTGAGTTCGAGTCCCTTCACTGTGATCTGGCATTTGCCTTTGGGAGGTGGGAATTCGACCCAACGGAGGTGAGAAACCCCTTTCCAGAAGGCGAAGGCTCAGTTCACCTATGGCAGGGTGATGAGGATCGCCTCGTCCCTGCCATACTGCAGCGTGAGATCGTCCGCCGGCTGCCATGGATTCACTACCATGAGGTACGTGGCGCGGGCCACATGTTTCCATATGCTGATGGAATAGCTGATTCAGTCATACAAGCACTTGTTTCTTAG